The following proteins come from a genomic window of Streptomyces sp. NBC_01716:
- a CDS encoding UvrD-helicase domain-containing protein: MNPTDEQTAAADAFTTGGHLALQAGAGTGKTSTLVLLATRTRRRGRYIAFNKAIAQGAAARFPPTVTCRTAHSLAFAATGHRYTRRLNGPRQAGWKTGRDLGITKNVRIGERDVSHKALSHAVLRTVTHYCHSADRHLSRSHVPRLRGLEDHALHAQLAHVVLPFARKAWADLQHPDTGVVRFDHDHYLKIWALTGPRIEADFLLLDEAQDTNPVLEQVFTAQRDHAQLVMVGDSAQAIYGWRGARDVMTGFDGHALSLSQSFRFGPRLATEANRWLTIAGAPIRLTGTPTIPTDLAPAAAPDAVLCRTNIGAMTQVMNHLATGQSVALAGGGDSLRALAGAARDLKEGRPTWHPELLLFASWGELQDYAEHDPAGGDLKPFVDLIDQHGPEAILAAVDQLTPETRSDVTVSTAHRAKGREWNTVRIAPDFTPPKDTDQKDDNGRPVPGPIDDTEARLAYVAVTRARTRLDLGGLSWIHHHPDGNPAPQPAPSPP; the protein is encoded by the coding sequence CTGAACCCGACCGACGAACAGACCGCCGCTGCCGACGCCTTCACCACCGGGGGACACCTGGCCCTCCAGGCCGGTGCCGGTACCGGCAAGACCAGCACCCTGGTCCTCCTCGCCACACGGACGAGACGCCGGGGCCGCTATATCGCCTTCAACAAGGCCATCGCCCAGGGCGCCGCCGCCCGCTTCCCGCCCACCGTCACCTGCCGGACAGCCCACTCCCTCGCATTCGCCGCTACCGGCCACCGCTACACCCGCCGGCTCAACGGCCCCCGCCAGGCAGGGTGGAAAACCGGCAGAGATCTGGGCATCACCAAGAACGTCCGCATCGGCGAACGCGACGTCTCCCACAAGGCCCTGTCCCACGCCGTGCTGCGCACCGTCACCCACTACTGCCACTCCGCCGACCGTCACCTCAGCCGCTCTCACGTACCGCGCCTGCGCGGCCTCGAAGACCACGCCCTGCACGCCCAGCTCGCCCACGTGGTACTGCCGTTCGCCCGCAAAGCGTGGGCCGACCTCCAGCACCCCGACACCGGCGTCGTGCGCTTCGACCACGACCACTACCTCAAAATCTGGGCACTGACCGGCCCGAGAATCGAGGCGGACTTCCTCCTCCTCGACGAGGCCCAGGACACCAACCCCGTCCTCGAACAGGTCTTCACCGCCCAGCGCGACCACGCCCAGCTGGTGATGGTCGGCGACTCCGCCCAGGCCATCTACGGCTGGCGCGGTGCCCGCGACGTCATGACCGGCTTCGACGGCCACGCCCTGTCCCTGTCCCAGTCCTTCCGCTTCGGCCCCCGCCTGGCTACCGAAGCCAACCGGTGGCTGACCATCGCCGGCGCCCCCATCCGCCTGACCGGCACCCCCACCATCCCCACCGATCTCGCCCCCGCCGCCGCCCCCGACGCAGTGCTGTGCCGCACCAACATCGGCGCCATGACCCAAGTCATGAACCACCTCGCCACCGGCCAGTCCGTTGCCCTCGCCGGAGGCGGAGACAGCCTGCGCGCCCTGGCAGGCGCCGCCCGCGACCTCAAGGAGGGCCGCCCCACCTGGCACCCCGAACTCCTCCTCTTCGCCTCCTGGGGCGAACTCCAGGACTACGCCGAACACGACCCCGCCGGCGGCGACCTGAAACCGTTTGTCGACCTCATCGACCAGCACGGCCCCGAAGCGATCCTGGCCGCCGTCGATCAGCTCACCCCCGAAACGCGCTCCGACGTCACCGTCTCCACCGCCCACCGCGCCAAAGGCCGCGAATGGAACACCGTACGCATCGCCCCCGACTTCACCCCACCCAAAGACACCGACCAGAAAGACGACAACGGGCGCCCCGTCCCCGGCCCCATCGACGACACCGAAGCACGCCTCGCCTACGTCGCCGTCACCCGCGCCCGCACCCGACTCGACCTCGGAGGACTGTCCTGGATTCACCACCACCCCGACGGAAACCCCGCACCGCAGCCGGCACCGTCGCCACCATGA
- a CDS encoding DUF6083 domain-containing protein, translated as MHSTPASTRRRWDGTQPQAHRHHRRLRVASTSSSRLLRAGQSGRCTACGNLIEWYDRTGHRPVALHPHELPTSVIPSTCRWHVSSGTAYPASDGTAWCRIPHPLLCPGREAPDPLTPDLAEFRRRLALRTRRMIDTGAFTPTTAQPAHSESQAEGCRPARPVVQILYGRYLADRPVEDIRCVAQTRTRRRCTLPVLAPGAPAGIWTLMPATAVRGQLALPGTGMAVYDLTRLPYAGQLRWRTQHCPAHAATPTGADLALADWKTFDPLLHHQHIHPRLPLTTPAGARRQGYEQLNSPRTGEG; from the coding sequence ATGCACTCCACACCCGCCTCGACCAGGCGCCGCTGGGACGGTACCCAGCCCCAGGCGCACCGTCACCACCGTCGGCTGCGGGTCGCGTCGACCAGTAGCAGCCGTCTCCTGCGCGCCGGGCAGAGCGGCCGTTGCACCGCGTGCGGCAACCTCATCGAGTGGTACGACCGCACCGGCCACCGGCCCGTCGCCCTCCACCCCCACGAACTACCTACCAGCGTGATTCCGTCGACCTGTCGCTGGCACGTCAGCTCCGGCACGGCCTACCCCGCCAGCGACGGCACGGCCTGGTGCCGGATCCCGCACCCGCTCCTGTGCCCCGGCCGCGAGGCACCTGATCCGCTGACACCGGACCTGGCCGAGTTCCGCCGTCGCCTCGCCCTGCGCACCCGCCGGATGATCGACACCGGCGCCTTCACCCCCACCACCGCCCAGCCCGCCCATTCCGAGTCCCAGGCGGAGGGCTGCCGCCCGGCCCGCCCCGTTGTGCAGATCCTCTACGGGCGCTACCTCGCCGACCGTCCGGTCGAGGACATCCGGTGCGTCGCCCAGACCCGTACACGCCGCCGCTGCACCCTCCCCGTTCTGGCCCCCGGTGCCCCGGCCGGCATCTGGACGCTTATGCCTGCCACCGCTGTGCGCGGGCAACTTGCCCTGCCCGGGACCGGTATGGCGGTCTACGACCTCACCCGCCTCCCTTACGCCGGGCAGCTGCGCTGGCGCACCCAGCACTGCCCCGCCCACGCCGCCACCCCCACCGGCGCCGACCTCGCGCTCGCCGACTGGAAAACCTTCGACCCCCTGCTCCACCACCAGCACATCCACCCCCGCCTGCCGCTCACGACCCCCGCCGGTGCCCGGAGGCAGGGATACGAACAGCTCAACTCGCCGCGGACCGGGGAGGGGTGA
- a CDS encoding helix-turn-helix transcriptional regulator has product MTIFPPEPNLEALRLELARLRGDHGWTYDELAARSGLSRRTLIEIEQGRTIGTLATWHALAHALGAPLDELFGTLCAGHEPPAPQDD; this is encoded by the coding sequence GTGACGATCTTCCCGCCGGAACCGAACCTCGAAGCACTGCGCCTGGAGCTGGCGCGGCTGCGGGGCGATCACGGCTGGACCTATGACGAACTGGCCGCCCGCAGCGGCCTGTCACGGCGCACCCTCATCGAGATCGAGCAGGGACGCACCATCGGCACCCTGGCCACCTGGCACGCCCTCGCCCACGCTCTCGGCGCCCCGCTCGACGAACTCTTCGGCACCCTCTGTGCCGGCCACGAACCCCCAGCCCCGCAGGACGACTGA
- a CDS encoding Dyp-type peroxidase, with protein sequence MGVLVLDRGQSGGEVGRAARALVEGARSAGGVDSAVGFGLGASLFEGDRAPSPRQLRVMPSFAGDLLDPARSHGDLLVRVAGEDAEAVREAVERVKTVAAEAGWVVRWAIEGFRADNRVEEGRGLSRNPFDFTEGFGNPVSEREVADRVVVREGQGEPEWAVGGSYQVVRVIRFATELWDKDSVDEQERIVGRRRDGRWLDGAPVSEEPNFAADPKGRLTPLDSHVRLAAPDRRNPPPLVRRSYSYDRGDGDTGIIFNCYQRDLVEGFEAVQKRLEGEALAKYVLTTGGGYFFVPPPGDAWIDALS encoded by the coding sequence GTGGGGGTTCTTGTTCTTGATCGGGGGCAGTCCGGTGGGGAAGTGGGGCGTGCGGCAAGGGCGCTGGTTGAGGGGGCGCGGTCTGCCGGTGGGGTCGACTCCGCAGTGGGGTTCGGGTTGGGAGCCTCTCTCTTCGAGGGTGACCGGGCCCCCTCGCCTCGGCAGTTGCGGGTGATGCCGTCCTTTGCGGGTGATTTGCTGGATCCGGCGCGGTCGCACGGTGATCTTCTCGTGCGGGTCGCGGGGGAGGATGCGGAGGCGGTGCGGGAAGCCGTGGAGAGAGTCAAGACGGTTGCCGCCGAGGCCGGTTGGGTCGTCCGCTGGGCCATCGAAGGGTTCCGGGCGGACAATCGTGTCGAGGAGGGTCGGGGGCTTTCCCGTAACCCGTTTGATTTCACTGAGGGGTTCGGGAATCCGGTGTCGGAGCGGGAGGTCGCTGACCGGGTCGTTGTGCGGGAGGGGCAGGGTGAGCCGGAGTGGGCGGTTGGGGGGAGTTATCAGGTGGTGCGGGTTATTCGGTTCGCGACGGAGTTGTGGGACAAGGATTCTGTGGATGAGCAGGAGCGGATTGTGGGCCGGCGGCGTGACGGGAGGTGGCTGGACGGGGCGCCGGTCAGTGAGGAGCCGAACTTCGCGGCCGACCCGAAGGGCCGGCTCACGCCTCTGGATTCGCATGTGCGGCTCGCTGCCCCCGACCGCCGCAATCCGCCCCCATTGGTGCGGCGTAGTTACAGCTACGACCGTGGTGACGGTGACACCGGCATCATCTTCAACTGTTACCAGCGGGACCTGGTCGAAGGTTTCGAGGCGGTCCAGAAGCGGCTTGAGGGTGAGGCATTGGCGAAGTACGTGCTCACGACCGGCGGTGGGTACTTCTTTGTACCGCCGCCTGGCGACGCGTGGATCGACGCCCTCAGCTAG